In Glycine max cultivar Williams 82 chromosome 7, Glycine_max_v4.0, whole genome shotgun sequence, a single window of DNA contains:
- the LOC102670390 gene encoding uncharacterized protein yields the protein MLNGTNFNVWKEAVEIFLGYMDLDLPLRTERPISTPETSNEVKIERWNRSNRMCLMIMKHSIPEAFRGSISEGQSAKKFLEEIEEYFAKNEKAETSNLLAKLISMKYKGKGNIREYIMEMSNLASKLKSLKLELGEDLLVHLGFDLASCTLWAIQSEL from the coding sequence ATGCTGAATGGGACAAATTTTAATGTCTGGAAGGAAGCCGTCGAAATTTTTCTTGGCTATATGGATTTGGACTTGCCATTGAGGACGGAACGACCCATTTCCACTCCGGAAACCTCTAATGAGGTAAAAATTGAAAGGTGGAATCGGTCCAACCGAATGTGCCTTATGATCATGAAGCACTCTATTCCAGAGGCGTTTCGGGGCTCTATTTCTGAGGGTCAAAGTGCAAAGAAATTCCTTGAGGAAATTGAGGAATACTTTGCCAAAAATGAAAAGGCGGAGACAAGTAACCTTTTGGCCAAACTCATCTCCATGAAGTATAAAGGGAAAGGAAATATAAGGGAGTACATTATGGAGATGTCCAATCTCGCATCAAAACTCAAGTCACTTAAGTTAGAGCTTGGTGAAGACCTGCTCGTGCACTTGGGTTTTGATCTCGCTTCCTGCACACtttgggcaattcaaagtgagctaTAA